The Cygnus olor isolate bCygOlo1 chromosome 18, bCygOlo1.pri.v2, whole genome shotgun sequence genome includes a window with the following:
- the CCDC42 gene encoding coiled-coil domain-containing protein 42: MALIRLPCNCSSTFQLPLEAVPGQPATSSQWPPAQPGKGKALGEQRQEPPGPCPTWGCLLHTAEPVGRQGCAWRASGPSCTRRPWAPRELLVAGAMAARGSEDLPAYFSVQYKQNLLTLLKKLRLTEEDSLSPFICLQEKKKQAQQMQKTLEEKEEAFRERMEAIACRWRDLQIKEAQLKAYMKKSGRVLQENDKLRIQALKKASREREMKMQKQSELLRAKKELEALKNKHQKLSDRVQKYSIFSKYLEDVVKASHFEEIQTVIWRYKMLVRMRKDLLQAERGRREASEQAKELLAQYIEEKDEEILQYNNELAQLKLRFDEAHSDVLTWESCWAHIQNIATQRTLELGTIRMAILNLFQCISKQMKRSLNVPVDDNHMQLDVVQQFIQDLTDISMEVKRKDIQKHQRAAKATEL; this comes from the exons ATGG CCCTGATTCGGTTGCCATGTAACTGCTCGAGCACCTTCCAACTGCCCCTGGAAGCTGTTCCGGGCCAACCGGCCACCAGCAGCCAGTGGCCACCAGCACAGCCGGGGAAAGGGAAGGCcctgggggagcagaggcaggagcccCCCGGTCCATGCCCTACCTGGGGGTGTCTCCTACACACCGCTGAGCCCGTGGGccggcagggctgtgcctggcGTGCCTCGGGGCCGAGCTGCACCAGGAGGCCCTGGGCTCccagagagctgctggtggctggagcAATGGCTGCTAGGGGCAGTGAGGACCTGCCGGCCTACTTCAGCGTGCAGTACAAGCAGAATCTCCTGACCCTGCTGAA GAAACTCAGACTGACAGAGGAGGACTCTCTGAGTCCATTTATCTGCCTccaggagaagaagaaacaagcCCAACAGATGCAAAAGActctggaggagaaggaggag GCCTTCAGGGAGAGGATGGAAGCCATCGCCTGCCGGTGGAGGGACCTGCAGATCAAGGAGGCTCAGCTCAAAGCTTACATGAAGAAATCTGGGAGGGTCCTACAG GAAAATGATAAACTGCGAATCCAAGCTCTAAAGAAAGccagcagggaaagagagatGAAGATGCAAAAGCAGAGTGAGCTTTTGAGAGCTAAGAAGGAACTGGAAGCCCTGAAAAATAAGCACCAGAAACTCAGCGACAGAGTGCAGAAGTACTCCATCTTCAGCAAGTACCTGGAGGACGTGGTGAAGGCCTCGCAC TTTGAGGAGATCCAGACAGTCATTTGGCGCTACAAGATGCTGGTGAGAATGCGCAAAgacctgctgcaggcagaacGGGGGCGCAGGGAAGCATCTGAGCAAGccaaggagctcctggcccaGTACATtgaagagaaagatgaagagaTCCTGCAGTACAACAACGAGCTGGCTCAGCTCAAACTGCGCTTTGATGAGGCTCACAGTGATGTCCTCACCTGG GAGTCTTGCTGGGCCCACATCCAGAACATAGCTACCCAGAGAACCCTGGAGCTGGGGACCATCAGGATGGCCATCctcaacctcttccagtgcatTAGCAAGCAGATGAAAAGAAGCCTGAACGTGCCAGTGGATGACAACCACATGCAGCTGGACGTG GTTCAGCAGTTTATCCAAGACCTCACAGACATCTCTATGGAGGTGAAAAGGAAGGACATACAGAAACACCAACGAGCAGCTAAGGCTACAGAACTATAA